Proteins from a single region of Pseudodesulfovibrio portus:
- a CDS encoding OmpA family protein codes for MKKTFSFILCLLFLAGCGQTIVLMPNLDGSVGRISVTARSGETVNLDQANQAVRGKDAVFVMTDEEVKATFGEALAAQPIPTARYILYFLMDSDMLTSESVKLFPDIMRSYAIRHSTDVSVVGHSDAVGDEEYNYRLSVRRAEKIKRMLVDNGMEPDAIQTTSHGENNPLVPTPDGKAEPRNRRVEVLVR; via the coding sequence ATGAAAAAGACATTCTCCTTCATTCTGTGTCTCCTGTTCCTGGCCGGATGCGGCCAGACCATCGTGCTCATGCCCAACCTTGACGGCTCGGTGGGCAGGATATCGGTCACCGCCAGGTCGGGCGAGACGGTCAACCTGGATCAGGCCAATCAGGCTGTTCGGGGCAAGGATGCCGTGTTCGTCATGACCGACGAAGAGGTGAAGGCCACCTTTGGCGAGGCCCTGGCCGCGCAGCCGATCCCCACGGCCCGGTATATCCTGTACTTCCTGATGGATTCGGACATGCTCACGAGCGAATCCGTCAAACTGTTTCCGGACATCATGAGGTCCTACGCGATCCGCCACTCCACCGACGTCTCGGTGGTCGGTCACTCGGACGCCGTGGGCGACGAGGAGTACAACTATAGGTTGTCGGTCAGGCGGGCGGAAAAGATAAAGCGGATGCTGGTGGACAACGGCATGGAACCGGACGCCATACAGACCACCTCTCACGGCGAGAACAATCCGTTGGTCCCGACCCCGGACGGCAAGGCCGAGCCGAGAAACCGGCGGGTGGAAGTGCTGGTCCGGTAA
- a CDS encoding metallophosphoesterase family protein produces the protein MPRIAIMSDIHGNFEALKEVFRDLDKRDVTETYCLGDMVGYGPQPRECVDLLRERGVECTMGNHEQGLINIHYLRRFNQPAADALRWTREAIDRETYDWLTSRHKSIVAHGCRMVHGMPPDSVNEYLWRHRHRMAEVFADFAEPICFVGHTHDLKRYVHRGGVCEERPLEVGATELEPDCRHLINVGAVGQPRDGDNRAKYLIFDTDKKVIDLHAVPYDIRKTADLIAHSGLHRGFADRLW, from the coding sequence ATGCCCCGTATCGCCATCATGTCCGACATCCACGGCAACTTCGAAGCCCTGAAGGAAGTCTTCAGGGACCTCGACAAGCGCGACGTGACCGAGACCTACTGCCTGGGCGACATGGTCGGGTACGGGCCCCAGCCCCGGGAGTGCGTGGACCTGCTGCGCGAACGCGGCGTGGAATGCACCATGGGCAACCACGAGCAGGGGCTGATCAACATCCATTACCTGCGCCGCTTCAACCAGCCCGCAGCCGACGCCTTGCGCTGGACCCGGGAGGCGATCGACCGTGAAACCTATGACTGGCTGACCTCCCGGCACAAATCCATTGTCGCGCACGGCTGCCGCATGGTGCACGGGATGCCCCCGGACTCGGTGAACGAATACCTGTGGCGGCACCGCCACCGCATGGCCGAAGTGTTTGCCGACTTTGCGGAGCCGATCTGTTTCGTGGGGCACACCCATGATCTGAAACGGTACGTGCACCGGGGGGGGGTATGTGAGGAGCGCCCCCTGGAGGTCGGCGCCACCGAACTAGAGCCGGACTGCCGCCATCTGATCAACGTCGGAGCCGTTGGCCAACCGAGAGACGGAGACAACCGTGCGAAATATCTTATCTTCGACACGGACAAAAAGGTCATCGACCTGCACGCCGTCCCCTACGACATCCGGAAAACAGCCGACCTCATCGCCCACTCCGGCCTGCACCGGGGCTTTGCAGACCGCCTCTGGTGA
- a CDS encoding lactate utilization protein: protein MYADALQETVSALTVNGFEVHQATTSAHAADIILNRIVPTVEPEIVSFGDSMTLMETGVLDAFRNDPAINFIDTFEQDVDRSEIIERRRRALLSDLFLTGSNAVTQNGKLVNLDMVGNRVGGIVFGPRHVVIAVGVNKIVPDANAAVRRIREVAAPKNALRHNAKTPCAKTGRCMDCKSPDRICNVWTITDKSWPKGRIKVVLIDQELGL, encoded by the coding sequence ATGTACGCAGATGCCCTTCAGGAGACCGTTTCCGCCCTCACCGTCAACGGGTTCGAGGTCCATCAGGCAACCACGTCGGCCCATGCCGCAGACATCATCCTCAACCGGATCGTCCCGACCGTCGAGCCGGAGATAGTGTCCTTCGGCGACTCCATGACCCTCATGGAGACAGGGGTGCTCGACGCCTTCCGCAATGACCCGGCCATCAATTTCATCGACACCTTCGAGCAGGACGTGGACCGTTCGGAGATCATCGAGCGCCGTCGCCGGGCGCTGCTCTCCGACCTCTTCCTGACCGGGTCCAACGCGGTCACGCAAAACGGCAAGCTGGTCAACCTCGACATGGTCGGCAACCGCGTGGGCGGCATCGTGTTCGGTCCCAGGCACGTGGTCATCGCCGTGGGCGTGAACAAGATCGTGCCCGACGCCAACGCCGCCGTCCGCCGCATCCGCGAGGTCGCGGCCCCCAAAAACGCCCTGCGCCACAACGCAAAGACCCCGTGCGCCAAGACCGGACGGTGCATGGACTGCAAAAGCCCGGACCGCATCTGCAACGTCTGGACGATCACCGACAAGTCCTGGCCCAAGGGGCGCATCAAGGTCGTGCTGATCGATCAGGAGTTGGGGCTGTAG
- the acs gene encoding acetate--CoA ligase, which produces MDQSGALDNLLQEERVFRPLPQLVIEANVNPQELEGARKFAAMDPAGYWEEAADELDWFKKWDQVLDDKDAPFYHWFPGARCNVVYNALDRHIETANKNKLALIWEGEPGDQRKYTYFELYREVNRFANALRSLGVRKGDRVVIYMPQLPETVIAMLASAKIGAIHSVVFAGFSAKALRQRINDAQAKLLITADGFYRNGQIINLKETADAALVGACADCVESMVVVRRCNIGVDMMDGRDFMYEDLVRQERNEAPTEVMEANDPLFLMYTSGTTGKPKGIVHSHAGYMVGVNRTLTTVFDIKPTDIFWCTADPGWVTGHSAGVYGPLMAGTTSVMYEGHPNYPQADRLWAIVAKYGVTIFYTAPTMIRMLMRFGSQYPKQHDLSSLRLLGSVGEPISPEAWTWLYKNIGRSECPVLDTWWQTETGMFMIAPLPISLLKPGSVTKPLPGVVADVVDKDGKPVPPGKGGLLVITKPWPSMMTGLWNDDDRYKEYWDRFPGIYFAGDVARKDEDGYIWIQGRADDVINIAGHRIGSAELEAAFGMHEAVNECAVIGVPDKIKGEAAKAFVLLNDGFSPEDDLIKALKKTIRNELGPVAVIKSIEFRNKLPKTRSGKIMRRVLKAEELGHEIGDLTGLQDED; this is translated from the coding sequence ATGGATCAGTCAGGCGCTTTGGACAATCTGCTGCAAGAGGAACGGGTTTTCCGCCCGCTCCCGCAATTGGTTATCGAGGCCAACGTCAATCCCCAGGAACTGGAAGGGGCGCGCAAGTTTGCGGCCATGGACCCCGCCGGATACTGGGAGGAGGCCGCCGACGAGCTGGACTGGTTCAAGAAGTGGGACCAGGTCCTGGACGACAAGGACGCGCCCTTTTACCACTGGTTCCCGGGCGCGCGCTGCAACGTGGTCTACAACGCCCTGGACCGGCACATCGAGACCGCCAACAAGAACAAGCTGGCGCTCATCTGGGAAGGCGAGCCCGGCGACCAGCGCAAATACACCTATTTCGAACTCTACCGCGAGGTGAACCGGTTCGCCAACGCCCTGCGCTCTCTCGGCGTGCGCAAGGGGGACCGGGTGGTCATCTACATGCCCCAACTGCCCGAGACCGTCATCGCCATGCTCGCCTCGGCCAAGATCGGGGCCATCCATTCCGTGGTCTTCGCCGGGTTCTCGGCCAAGGCGCTCAGGCAGCGCATCAACGACGCCCAGGCCAAGCTGCTGATCACCGCCGACGGCTTCTACCGCAACGGTCAGATCATCAACCTCAAGGAGACCGCCGACGCCGCCCTGGTCGGGGCCTGCGCCGACTGCGTTGAGTCCATGGTCGTGGTCCGGCGCTGCAACATCGGCGTGGACATGATGGACGGCCGGGACTTCATGTACGAGGACCTCGTCCGCCAGGAGCGCAACGAGGCCCCCACCGAGGTCATGGAAGCCAACGACCCGCTGTTCCTCATGTACACCTCCGGCACCACGGGCAAGCCCAAGGGCATCGTCCACTCCCACGCGGGCTACATGGTGGGCGTCAACCGCACCCTGACCACGGTCTTCGACATCAAGCCCACGGACATCTTCTGGTGCACCGCAGATCCCGGCTGGGTGACGGGCCACTCGGCCGGCGTGTACGGGCCGCTCATGGCCGGCACCACCTCGGTCATGTACGAGGGACACCCCAACTACCCCCAGGCCGACCGCCTCTGGGCCATCGTGGCCAAGTACGGGGTGACGATTTTCTACACCGCGCCGACCATGATCCGCATGCTCATGCGCTTCGGCTCCCAGTACCCCAAGCAGCACGACCTCTCGTCCCTGCGCCTGCTCGGGTCCGTGGGCGAACCCATCTCCCCCGAGGCCTGGACCTGGCTGTACAAGAACATCGGCCGCTCCGAATGCCCGGTGCTCGACACCTGGTGGCAGACCGAGACCGGCATGTTCATGATCGCGCCCCTGCCCATCTCCCTGCTCAAACCCGGGTCCGTGACCAAGCCGCTGCCCGGCGTGGTGGCCGACGTGGTGGACAAGGACGGCAAGCCCGTGCCGCCCGGCAAGGGCGGGCTGCTGGTCATCACCAAGCCCTGGCCGTCAATGATGACCGGGCTGTGGAACGACGATGACCGGTACAAGGAATACTGGGACCGCTTCCCCGGCATCTACTTCGCCGGAGACGTGGCCCGCAAGGACGAGGACGGCTACATCTGGATTCAGGGCCGCGCCGACGACGTCATCAACATCGCCGGGCACCGCATCGGTTCCGCCGAGCTGGAAGCCGCCTTCGGCATGCACGAAGCGGTCAACGAGTGCGCGGTCATCGGCGTGCCCGACAAGATCAAGGGCGAGGCCGCCAAGGCCTTCGTGCTGCTCAATGACGGCTTCTCCCCCGAGGACGACCTGATCAAGGCCCTCAAAAAGACCATCCGAAACGAACTCGGCCCGGTGGCGGTCATCAAGTCCATCGAGTTCCGCAACAAGCTGCCCAAGACCCGCTCCGGCAAGATCATGCGCCGCGTGCTCAAGGCCGAGGAGTTGGGCCACGAGATCGGCGACCTGACAGGGTTGCAGGACGAGGATTAG
- a CDS encoding LytR/AlgR family response regulator transcription factor: MPKLKALLIHPDPEIRTALRDVLEEVHFIQVLGEAVTAFEAMELLEAIPYGVFFVAVDLPGDASGIEMAQMLAGRKNKPALVFISDSENQAYAAFELGATDYLLWPPATGRLARTMDRLQTFKTRFREVAMPVSMPDGHDEPPAEDTEQTVKLPLPEEEQDSFLAALKSAWDQSASRRPEIDKLAVTQDGRTILIPYDQIIFVEAFEDYSYVHTANQKFLSSHRLKNLEDRLGPHRFFRVHRKYLVNLDMVTEIASMPGSNFMLRTAGRTRIELPISRRRIAELKKIIGL, translated from the coding sequence ATGCCCAAGCTCAAAGCACTGCTCATCCACCCCGACCCCGAGATCAGGACCGCCCTGCGCGACGTCCTGGAGGAGGTCCATTTCATCCAGGTGCTGGGTGAGGCAGTGACCGCTTTCGAGGCCATGGAGTTGCTTGAGGCCATCCCTTACGGCGTGTTCTTCGTGGCCGTGGACCTGCCCGGCGACGCCAGCGGCATCGAGATGGCGCAGATGCTGGCGGGCCGCAAGAACAAGCCCGCCCTGGTCTTCATCTCCGACTCAGAGAACCAGGCCTATGCCGCCTTTGAACTGGGGGCCACGGACTACCTGCTCTGGCCGCCCGCCACCGGACGGCTGGCCCGGACCATGGACCGGCTCCAGACGTTCAAGACGCGCTTCCGCGAGGTGGCCATGCCCGTGTCCATGCCCGACGGGCACGACGAGCCGCCCGCCGAGGACACCGAGCAGACCGTGAAGCTGCCCCTGCCCGAAGAAGAGCAGGACTCCTTCCTGGCCGCCCTCAAATCCGCCTGGGACCAGTCCGCCAGCCGCAGGCCCGAAATCGACAAGCTGGCCGTCACCCAGGACGGGCGCACCATCCTCATCCCCTACGACCAGATCATCTTCGTGGAGGCCTTCGAGGACTATTCCTACGTGCACACGGCCAACCAGAAATTTCTCTCCTCGCACAGGCTCAAGAACCTGGAGGACCGGCTGGGGCCGCACCGCTTCTTCCGCGTGCACCGCAAATACCTCGTGAACCTGGACATGGTGACGGAAATCGCCTCCATGCCCGGCTCCAACTTCATGTTGCGCACCGCGGGCCGGACCCGCATAGAGCTGCCCATCAGCCGTCGGCGCATCGCGGAGCTGAAGAAGATCATCGGCTTGTAA